TAGGAGAGATGTCTCAGAGGGGTGAGTTGAAGCACGATACCGACCATTGCAAGGACCCAGACAAAACCGAAGAGAGACCAGCCCCAGACCCCCTGCAGATTGATCAGGGTGAAGGGCGTATAGGAACCCGCGATGAGAAGATAGATTGATGAATGATCCAGTACCCTGAGAACGCTCTTTGCCTGCCGGTTTTGAATGCTGTGGTAGAGGGTGGATGAGGTAAAGAGGAGTATGAGCGTAGCGCCATAGATGCCACAACTCACGACATGACGAACGCCTCCGAAAACGGTTGCATGCTCAACAAGGATTCCCAGCCCCACGAAGGCCAAGACCGCCCCGATCCCATGTATGATGCTGTGGGCTATTTCTTCTGCGATGCTGTAATTCATGGGATCCTGGTCCGCCGTGACAAACCGGTATACACGTACAATAGCACGGTGGCTGCACGGTGTCAATTGAGAGAACGGTTTGA
Above is a genomic segment from Thermodesulfovibrionales bacterium containing:
- a CDS encoding hemolysin III family protein codes for the protein MNYSIAEEIAHSIIHGIGAVLAFVGLGILVEHATVFGGVRHVVSCGIYGATLILLFTSSTLYHSIQNRQAKSVLRVLDHSSIYLLIAGSYTPFTLINLQGVWGWSLFGFVWVLAMVGIVLQLTPLRHLSYVRLILYLTMGWAAVVAIKQLAASIPAKALSLLVAGGVVYTAGVVFYLWKRLPYHHAIWHVFVLSASILQFFAVLLSMKSSGA